Proteins from a genomic interval of Phoenix dactylifera cultivar Barhee BC4 unplaced genomic scaffold, palm_55x_up_171113_PBpolish2nd_filt_p 000484F, whole genome shotgun sequence:
- the LOC120106181 gene encoding proline dehydrogenase 1, mitochondrial-like has translation MAVVTRIPPGIRQHLLRSLSSLTSPPLNVTEKLAETAAAPPARILDLADTERLFASVPTGSLLRSLATLYALAFDPVVDLGTAVMRSRAVHASRLGGAAVVAAVRGTVFRHFCAGEGVEEAGRTLRELWEETGLKGVLDYGLEDASDGAACDRNLDGFLKAVEMASSLPPTSVSICVKITALCPISLLERISDLLRWEQKDPSSHLPWKALSFPIFSKSSPLYLTPSMPDPLTEEEEHELQLAHQRLSKLCERCSEANLPLLIDAEYASVQPAIDYFTYAAAFQFNREDQPIVYGTIQAYLRDSKERLVEVVQAAEREGISFGVKLVRGAYLTRETQLASSLGVPSPIHENIQATHRCYNDCALFMLERVSRGAGAVVLATHNIESAKIAAGMAEELGIRKGNQNLHFAQLMGMADGLSLGLRNAGFQVSKYLPFGPVNQIIPYLLRRAEENRGFLSSSAPDRQLLRMELTRRCKTALVGRV, from the exons ATGGCCGTCGTCACCCGAATCCCTCCCGGAATCCGCCAACACCTCCTCcgatccctctcctccctcaccTCGCCCCCGTTAAACGTAACGGAAAAGCTCGCCGAAACTGCCGCCGCTCCGCCGGCCCGGATCCTGGACCTGGCCGACACGGAGCGGCTCTTCGCCTCGGTCCCGACCGGGTCCCTCCTCCGCTCCCTCGCCACCCTCTACGCCTTGGCCTTCGACCCAGTGGTCGACCTGGGAACGGCCGTGATGCGGTCGAGGGCGGTCCATGCGAGCCGGCTAGGAGGCGCGGCTGTCGTCGCGGCGGTCCGGGGGACGGTTTTCCGGCACTTCTGCGCCGGCGAGGGGGTGGAGGAGGCCGGCCGGACGTTGCGGGAGCTCTGGGAGGAGACCGGGTTGAAGGGGGTCCTGGATTACGGGCTGGAGGACGCGTCAGACGGCGCCGCCTGCGACCGGAATCTGGATGGCTTTCTCAAGGCGGTGGAGATGGCGTCATCGCTCCCGCCAACCTCG GTCAGTATCTGTGTGAAGATCACAGCTCTTTGCCCTATCTCATTGCTTGAAAGGATAAGTGACTTGCTGAGATGGGAGCAAAAGGACCCATCATCCCATCTTCCATGGAAGGCACTCTCTTTTCCCATCTTCTCCAAATCCAGCCCTCTCTATCTGACCCCTTCAATGCCAGACCCTCTAACAGAGGAAGAAGAGCATGAACTTCAATTAGCTCACCAAAGACTCTCAAAGCTTTGCGAAAGATGTTCCGAAGCCAATCTCCCTTTGCTGATTGATGCAGAGTATGCGTCGGTGCAACCTGCAATAGATTACTTCACTTATGCAGCAGCATTTCAATTCAATCGAGAGGATCAACCTATTGTTTATGGAACAATTCAGGCATACTTGAGGGACTCAAAAGAGAGGTTGGTAGAGGTAGTTCAAGCTGCAGAGAGGGAGGGAATCTCTTTTGGAGTAAAGCTAGTGAGAGGCGCTTATTTGACAAGGGAGACCCAATTGGCTTCTTCTCTGGGAGTGCCTTCTCCCATTCATGAGAACATTCAAGCAACACATAGATGCTATAATGATTGTGCACTGTTCATGCTGGAAAGGGTCAGTAGAGGAGCTGGTGCAGTGGTGCTTGCCACCCATAATATTGAATCCG CTAAAATAGCTGCAGGAATGGCAGAGGAGCTAGGGATCAGAAAGGGGAACCAGAACCTacactttgctcagctaatggGGATGGCAGATGGGCTCTCTCTGGGCCTCAGAAATGCAGGGTTCCAAGTGAGCAAGTACCTTCCCTTTGGACCTGTGAACCAAATTATTCCTTACCTTCTTAGGAGAGCAGAGGAGAACAGGGGATTCCTTTCTTCCTCTGCACCTGACAGACAACTCTTGAG GATGGAGCTAACAAGGAGATGTAAGACTGCACTAGTGGGAAGAGTTTAA